A genomic region of Streptomyces sp. R33 contains the following coding sequences:
- a CDS encoding NlpC/P60 family protein, whose product MGCLAVLLLATAVCCTGPALLSAAAGSRPAAGGGGPVDAAAAGIPERMLAAYLTGAAQPGNCPGMRWQILAGIARVESDHAAGHQIAANGDISPPITGPRLDGSGAGGNTTAITDTDGGAWDGDPQFERAVGPFQFLPETFRSYGKDGNSDGTISPHNADDAAASAAAYLCGNGRDLSDRQQLRPAIYTYNHSQAYVDDVLAGIDRYDVLGSKPATPTGNAGVVVEAALAQQGIPYSWGGGGPGGPSTGICCSPGGQDGRTVNGFDCSGLTQYAYAKAGINLPRTAAEQAGTGQRIPASAGYGALQLGDLIFYGYNPASDSTIHHVGIYLGDGQMINAPRPGKVVRIDPVTAMPDYAGGARLL is encoded by the coding sequence ATGGGATGCCTGGCCGTGCTGCTGCTGGCCACCGCGGTGTGCTGCACCGGCCCCGCGCTGCTGTCCGCGGCTGCCGGAAGCCGACCGGCAGCCGGTGGTGGCGGACCGGTGGACGCCGCAGCGGCCGGAATCCCCGAGCGGATGCTTGCCGCCTACCTCACCGGCGCAGCCCAGCCCGGCAACTGCCCGGGCATGCGCTGGCAGATCCTCGCCGGGATCGCCCGCGTGGAATCCGACCACGCCGCCGGACACCAGATCGCCGCGAACGGGGACATCAGCCCGCCGATCACCGGCCCCCGCCTGGACGGATCCGGAGCCGGCGGCAACACCACCGCCATCACCGACACCGACGGCGGTGCCTGGGACGGCGACCCCCAGTTCGAACGGGCGGTCGGACCATTCCAGTTCCTGCCCGAGACCTTCCGCTCGTACGGCAAGGACGGCAACAGCGACGGCACGATCTCCCCGCACAATGCCGACGACGCCGCAGCCTCGGCCGCCGCCTACCTCTGCGGCAACGGCCGCGACCTCTCCGACCGCCAGCAGCTCCGCCCCGCGATCTACACCTACAACCACTCGCAGGCCTACGTAGACGACGTCCTGGCGGGCATCGACCGCTACGACGTGCTGGGCAGCAAACCGGCCACCCCGACGGGCAACGCCGGCGTCGTCGTCGAAGCCGCGCTCGCCCAGCAGGGCATCCCCTACTCCTGGGGCGGCGGCGGCCCCGGCGGCCCCAGCACCGGGATCTGCTGCTCCCCCGGCGGCCAGGACGGCCGCACCGTGAACGGCTTCGACTGCTCGGGCCTGACGCAATACGCCTACGCGAAAGCCGGAATCAACCTGCCCCGCACCGCAGCGGAACAGGCCGGCACCGGCCAGCGAATCCCCGCCTCAGCCGGGTATGGCGCGCTGCAGCTGGGCGATCTGATCTTCTACGGCTACAACCCCGCCTCGGATTCCACCATTCATCACGTCGGGATCTATCTCGGTGACGGGCAGATGATCAACGCGCCCCGGCCGGGCAAGGTCGTGCGGATCGACCCGGTCACCGCGATGCCCGACTACGCGGGAGGGGCCAGGCTGCTGTGA
- a CDS encoding conjugal transfer protein encodes MRRAVSRGPRFARFGIWTALAAGPLALAVALAVPRTTIAQAAPAPRATDTARTPADPQGVAEMFMDLWLRADATTPEDNGITAAVRALAPEVDLPRRPRADSTGPSAVRAVAVRTAYGADGGWTVVVAAISDRTGAAVPVVRYFAVSGTGSKDGGQFTVTGAPAEVAAPDAAAGAPSPFAHSASSTGVLATTLGEFVRAYLGGGQGTGVERYLSPGLRVSAPRTASYARVDVEDVAADSDAALGATVPADGTKARARVRVSAEDRGGVRWPLVYRLEVTVRAGRWEVSALEAGTTTPPAAASSSTPISGGAR; translated from the coding sequence GTGCGCAGGGCCGTATCCCGCGGTCCCCGGTTCGCCCGATTCGGGATCTGGACCGCGCTCGCGGCTGGTCCCCTCGCCCTGGCTGTCGCGCTCGCTGTGCCGCGGACCACCATCGCCCAGGCCGCTCCCGCCCCGCGCGCCACCGACACCGCCCGCACCCCGGCCGACCCGCAAGGCGTCGCCGAGATGTTCATGGATCTGTGGCTGCGCGCCGACGCCACCACACCCGAAGACAACGGCATCACGGCCGCAGTTCGTGCCCTGGCTCCTGAGGTCGATCTCCCCAGACGGCCTCGCGCCGACAGCACCGGGCCCTCGGCCGTTAGGGCCGTGGCGGTGCGCACGGCGTACGGGGCCGATGGCGGATGGACGGTGGTCGTCGCGGCGATCAGCGACCGGACAGGCGCGGCGGTACCGGTGGTGCGGTACTTCGCGGTGTCCGGGACCGGCAGTAAGGACGGTGGCCAGTTCACGGTGACCGGCGCGCCTGCGGAGGTCGCCGCCCCCGATGCGGCCGCGGGTGCCCCGTCTCCGTTTGCCCACTCGGCCTCTTCCACCGGCGTGCTGGCGACGACGCTCGGCGAGTTCGTCCGCGCCTACCTCGGCGGAGGCCAGGGAACCGGGGTAGAGCGCTACCTCTCGCCCGGGCTGCGCGTCTCGGCGCCGCGGACTGCTTCGTATGCGCGGGTGGACGTCGAGGACGTCGCCGCGGACTCCGACGCCGCCCTGGGCGCCACCGTGCCGGCGGACGGTACCAAGGCGCGGGCGCGAGTCCGGGTGAGCGCTGAAGACCGGGGCGGGGTGCGCTGGCCGCTGGTGTACCGGCTGGAGGTGACCGTGCGGGCCGGCCGGTGGGAAGTCAGCGCTCTGGAAGCCGGAACCACAACGCCGCCCGCGGCTGCGTCCTCCTCCACGCCGATTTCGGGCGGTGCCCGATGA
- a CDS encoding ATP-binding protein: protein MLTPFRHIAGHLLWSTSGTVWAVWRVTPLPGGYLPARVRQELLGKITSLVRSMPAMEPRLFVLAARTDPGEVAERMVEGLNWQRLPAWAQTCAATVDLLTGQEMHERTVWLAVPLPDKGGTTAASLGALYAEISGALGIAPVPVPQAEVRAAQAEADRVQTSLGGGLSLRPASPAEIVWMLQHALHRGLAEPLLTDAEHSPLFASRIHDGQLHSPSYADLGQVRLAEGGQDKQSTADDETRKAGGARSWWRSVATASPVGRKWLQVETEAARTGYQAHLVLAEIPPAVSVESADVLAQLEGLPFPVDVTADLRVVPAKKARAQVQRKKRELLDQAEQYGAQPTGMPHSLPDAAGDLAEQDARMARTSVEVEVQSVTVLTVWGPDAATCDARARELSAALSGADYRAVRPIGMQEDLFALGLPGTVRPAKLSQFTQHQLSEDWAACGALTLSKVGDPTGVMIGHDLDSGTIRPVLLNPADAPQVNASASSAAIGDLGGGKSVLEKLVTAGVVDRGGRAIVIDRTPIREWASFAQSAMGERCQVIDAARAELSIDPLRVFGGPVGAHYALSYLTLQLGVGAMSAAGAVLHHAVEEVSGGPEPSMAKVLDVLAALAEGSGTTRADAAATMADLLRIVRANPLAAMVFDPDLPPVTLEGDLGADMVVVTTAGLTLPPKEAFADVEVLRQQPLEALIGRAVLYLIAAIARQAAFTEPGRFCLVALDECYWLTSSAEGSALVHEILHDGRKHGAGVFLGAHDVNELGKDAGLIAYRFLTRTTDQARAAKGLRFLGLDGDDEDLIRLVTTGLSPVGQPGREGEMLLRDPRMQVGRIKVVVPPVARLKKTIFTTPGREPAAATHGGTSQ from the coding sequence ATGCTCACTCCTTTCCGGCACATCGCAGGTCATCTGCTGTGGTCGACGTCCGGCACCGTGTGGGCGGTGTGGCGGGTGACGCCCCTGCCCGGCGGCTATCTGCCTGCCCGCGTCCGGCAGGAACTCCTGGGCAAGATCACCTCGCTGGTCCGGTCGATGCCCGCCATGGAGCCGCGGCTGTTCGTCCTCGCCGCGCGCACCGATCCGGGCGAGGTCGCCGAGCGAATGGTGGAGGGCCTCAACTGGCAGCGGCTGCCTGCGTGGGCGCAGACCTGCGCGGCCACCGTGGATTTGCTGACCGGCCAGGAGATGCACGAGCGGACGGTGTGGCTCGCCGTTCCGCTGCCCGACAAGGGCGGTACGACCGCGGCGTCCCTCGGAGCGCTGTACGCAGAGATTTCGGGGGCTCTGGGCATCGCCCCGGTACCGGTGCCGCAGGCAGAGGTGCGGGCTGCGCAGGCTGAAGCCGACCGCGTCCAGACGTCGCTGGGCGGCGGATTGAGCCTGCGGCCGGCGTCGCCTGCCGAGATCGTATGGATGCTCCAGCACGCCCTGCACCGGGGGCTCGCGGAGCCGCTCCTGACCGACGCCGAGCACAGCCCCCTCTTCGCCAGCCGCATCCACGACGGACAGCTGCACTCCCCCTCCTACGCGGACCTGGGCCAGGTCCGCCTCGCCGAAGGCGGCCAGGACAAGCAGTCCACCGCTGACGATGAGACCCGCAAGGCTGGTGGTGCGCGTTCGTGGTGGCGTTCGGTCGCGACGGCGTCGCCGGTGGGCCGCAAGTGGCTGCAGGTCGAAACCGAAGCAGCCAGGACCGGCTACCAGGCGCACCTGGTGCTCGCGGAAATTCCGCCGGCGGTGTCGGTGGAGAGCGCGGATGTCCTGGCCCAGCTGGAGGGCCTGCCGTTCCCGGTGGACGTCACCGCGGATCTGCGGGTGGTGCCGGCGAAGAAGGCCCGCGCGCAGGTCCAGCGCAAGAAGCGCGAACTTTTGGACCAGGCCGAGCAGTACGGGGCGCAGCCCACCGGGATGCCGCATTCGCTGCCCGATGCCGCCGGGGATCTGGCCGAACAGGACGCCCGGATGGCACGGACCTCGGTCGAGGTCGAAGTCCAGTCCGTGACCGTCCTGACGGTCTGGGGTCCAGATGCTGCGACGTGCGACGCCCGGGCCCGGGAGCTGTCCGCGGCTTTGTCTGGGGCCGACTACCGGGCTGTCCGGCCGATCGGCATGCAGGAGGACCTCTTCGCCCTGGGACTTCCCGGTACGGTGCGGCCGGCGAAGCTGAGCCAGTTCACCCAGCACCAGCTGTCGGAAGACTGGGCCGCCTGCGGGGCGCTGACCCTCTCGAAGGTCGGTGACCCGACTGGGGTGATGATCGGCCACGACCTCGACAGCGGCACGATCCGCCCCGTCCTGCTGAACCCCGCCGACGCCCCGCAGGTCAACGCCTCGGCGTCCAGCGCCGCAATCGGCGATCTGGGCGGCGGAAAGAGCGTGCTGGAGAAACTGGTCACCGCGGGGGTAGTGGACCGGGGCGGGCGGGCGATTGTCATCGACCGCACCCCGATCCGGGAATGGGCCAGCTTCGCGCAGTCCGCGATGGGTGAGCGGTGTCAGGTCATCGACGCTGCCCGGGCCGAGTTGTCCATCGACCCTTTGCGGGTGTTCGGCGGGCCGGTCGGCGCGCACTACGCCCTGTCGTATCTGACCTTGCAGCTGGGGGTTGGGGCGATGAGCGCTGCCGGCGCCGTGCTCCACCACGCCGTCGAGGAAGTGTCCGGCGGTCCCGAGCCGTCGATGGCGAAGGTCTTGGACGTCCTCGCCGCGCTGGCCGAGGGTTCGGGCACGACACGCGCTGACGCGGCGGCCACCATGGCCGACCTGCTGCGGATCGTGCGCGCAAATCCCCTCGCCGCGATGGTGTTCGACCCAGACCTGCCGCCAGTCACGCTGGAGGGTGATCTGGGCGCGGACATGGTGGTGGTCACCACCGCCGGGCTGACGCTGCCGCCGAAGGAGGCATTCGCGGACGTCGAGGTGCTGCGCCAGCAGCCCCTCGAGGCACTCATCGGGCGGGCCGTGCTGTATCTGATCGCGGCCATCGCCAGGCAGGCGGCGTTCACCGAGCCAGGACGGTTCTGCCTGGTCGCGCTGGATGAGTGCTATTGGCTCACCTCCTCCGCCGAGGGCTCGGCGCTGGTCCACGAGATCCTCCACGACGGCCGCAAGCACGGCGCTGGCGTCTTCCTCGGCGCCCACGACGTGAACGAGCTCGGCAAGGACGCCGGACTGATCGCCTACCGGTTCCTGACCCGCACCACCGACCAGGCACGCGCGGCCAAGGGCCTGCGCTTCCTGGGCCTGGACGGCGACGACGAAGACCTGATCAGGCTCGTCACCACCGGCCTCTCCCCTGTCGGCCAGCCCGGCCGTGAGGGCGAGATGCTGCTGCGCGATCCCCGCATGCAGGTCGGCCGGATCAAGGTCGTCGTCCCGCCCGTCGCCCGCCTGAAGAAAACGATCTTCACCACGCCCGGCCGCGAGCCCGCAGCCGCGACCCACGGGGGGACCTCTCAATGA